One Robbsia sp. KACC 23696 DNA segment encodes these proteins:
- the thrC gene encoding threonine synthase, which produces MHYVSTRAPRAGHELAAAARFSDILLAGLAPDGGLYMPARYPQVDAALLEKWRTLSYADLAFEVLSLYCDDVPSADLRALLRRTYTAEVYCNLRDGQRAEDITPLKLLGEEAVAGTSDKTTLSLLELSNGPTLAFKDMAMQLLGSLFEYVLDKQGDTLNILGATSGDTGSAAEYAMRGKRGVRVFMLSPHGKMSPFQSAQMYSLQDPNIFNLAVEGVFDDCQDMVKAVSNDHAYKAAHRIGTVNSINWARVVAQVVYYFKGYLAATAGKPYVDGAMPPVSFTVPSGNFGNVCAGHIARMMGLPIRRLVVATNENDVLDEFFRTGHYRVRTSAQTLQTSSPSMDISKASNFERFVFDLLERDGDALKTLFGKVDHEGGFSLAGTAAFDRIADFGFVSGRSDHAQRLAVIRDIDARYKTTIDTHTADGVHTARQHLEAGVPMIVLETAQPVKFGETIKEALGREPERPHAFAGIEALPQRSTVIPADVAAVKQFITAHTEG; this is translated from the coding sequence ATGCACTACGTATCCACCCGTGCCCCGCGTGCCGGACACGAACTTGCCGCCGCGGCGCGGTTTTCCGACATTCTGCTAGCCGGTCTGGCACCGGACGGCGGCCTCTATATGCCGGCGCGTTACCCGCAGGTCGACGCGGCGCTGCTGGAAAAGTGGCGCACGCTGTCCTATGCGGACCTGGCGTTCGAAGTGCTGTCGCTGTATTGCGACGACGTGCCGTCCGCGGACCTGCGCGCGCTGCTGCGCCGCACCTATACGGCCGAGGTCTACTGCAATCTGCGCGACGGGCAACGCGCGGAGGACATCACGCCGCTGAAGTTGCTCGGCGAGGAAGCGGTTGCGGGAACGTCGGACAAGACGACGTTGTCGCTGCTGGAACTGTCGAACGGGCCGACGCTGGCGTTCAAGGATATGGCGATGCAGTTGTTGGGCAGCCTGTTCGAATACGTGCTGGACAAGCAGGGCGATACGCTGAACATTCTGGGCGCCACGTCCGGCGATACCGGCAGCGCGGCGGAATATGCGATGCGCGGCAAGCGCGGCGTGCGCGTGTTCATGCTGTCGCCGCATGGCAAGATGAGCCCGTTCCAAAGCGCGCAGATGTACAGCCTGCAGGATCCGAACATCTTCAATCTGGCGGTCGAGGGCGTGTTCGACGACTGTCAGGACATGGTGAAGGCGGTGTCGAACGATCACGCCTACAAGGCGGCGCATCGGATCGGTACCGTCAACTCGATTAACTGGGCGCGCGTCGTGGCCCAGGTCGTTTATTACTTCAAGGGTTATCTGGCGGCCACCGCCGGCAAGCCCTATGTCGATGGCGCGATGCCGCCGGTATCATTCACCGTGCCGTCGGGTAATTTCGGCAATGTCTGCGCCGGGCATATCGCGCGGATGATGGGGCTGCCGATCCGGCGCCTCGTGGTCGCCACCAACGAGAACGACGTGCTCGACGAGTTTTTCCGCACCGGGCATTACCGCGTGCGGACGTCGGCGCAGACGTTGCAGACCAGCAGCCCGAGCATGGATATCTCGAAAGCATCGAATTTCGAACGCTTCGTTTTCGATCTGCTCGAGCGCGACGGCGATGCCTTGAAGACGCTGTTCGGCAAGGTCGACCATGAGGGCGGTTTCAGCCTCGCCGGCACTGCGGCGTTTGATCGCATCGCCGACTTCGGCTTCGTCTCCGGCCGTAGCGATCACGCGCAGCGGCTGGCGGTGATCCGCGATATCGATGCGCGCTACAAGACGACGATCGATACGCATACGGCCGATGGCGTCCACACGGCGCGGCAACACCTGGAAGCCGGTGTGCCGATGATCGTGCTGGAGACCGCACAACCGGTGAAGTTCGGCGAAACGATCAAGGAAGCGCTCGGCCGCGAGCCGGAGAGACCCCACGCCTTTGCCGGTATCGAGGCGCTGCCGCAACGCAGCACGGTGATCCCGGCGGACGTTGCGGCGGTCAAGCAATTCATTACGGCGCATACTGAAGGCTGA
- a CDS encoding homoserine dehydrogenase has product MESIKAGLLGFGTVGGGTYSVLRRNQEEIKRRAGRGIEVARIAVRTPAKAQAALSAIVTQEAGAETALAAGAGSLPLIDSDFDALVRDPAIDIVIETIGGTDRARELVLAAIAHGKHVVTANKALLAVHGMEIFQAAHSKGVMVAFEAAVAGGIPIIKALREGLTANRITWIAGIINGTTNFILSEMRDKGLDFATALADAQRLGYAEADPTFDVEGVDAAHKLTLMSAIAFGVPIQFDRAHIEGISKLDAIDIKYAEQLGYRIKLLGITRRSAKGIELRVHPTLVPSSMLIANVEGAMNAVAVNGDAVGMTLYYGKGAGAEPTASAVVADLVDVTRLHTADPEHRTPHLAFQPDQLSDLPVLPIDQITSAYYLRLRVADEPGVLAAIASLLADRGISVDALIQKESREGEGETDLIVLTHGTVEGNLRQALAKIEALSSVKSPVSLLRTENL; this is encoded by the coding sequence ATGGAATCGATCAAAGCAGGCCTACTGGGCTTCGGAACCGTCGGTGGCGGCACGTATTCGGTCTTGCGCCGGAATCAGGAAGAAATCAAGCGGCGCGCCGGACGGGGCATTGAAGTCGCGCGCATCGCCGTGCGCACGCCGGCCAAGGCGCAGGCGGCGCTGAGCGCAATCGTGACGCAGGAAGCCGGTGCGGAAACAGCGCTGGCCGCGGGTGCCGGCAGCTTGCCGTTGATCGACAGTGACTTCGACGCGCTGGTGCGCGATCCGGCCATCGATATCGTCATCGAGACGATCGGCGGCACCGACCGGGCCCGCGAGTTGGTGCTGGCGGCCATCGCGCACGGCAAGCACGTCGTCACGGCGAACAAGGCACTGCTCGCCGTCCATGGGATGGAGATCTTCCAGGCCGCGCACAGCAAGGGCGTGATGGTCGCCTTCGAGGCGGCGGTGGCCGGCGGTATTCCGATCATCAAGGCGCTGCGTGAAGGCCTGACCGCGAACCGCATCACCTGGATCGCCGGCATCATCAACGGCACGACCAATTTCATCCTGTCCGAGATGCGCGACAAGGGCTTGGACTTCGCGACGGCATTGGCCGATGCGCAGCGCTTAGGCTATGCGGAAGCGGACCCGACCTTCGACGTCGAGGGTGTGGATGCCGCGCACAAGCTGACGCTGATGAGCGCGATCGCGTTCGGCGTGCCGATCCAATTCGATCGCGCGCACATCGAAGGCATCAGCAAGCTCGATGCGATCGATATCAAATACGCGGAACAACTGGGCTATCGGATCAAGCTGCTCGGCATCACGCGGCGCTCGGCGAAGGGCATCGAACTGCGCGTGCATCCGACGCTGGTGCCGTCGTCGATGCTGATCGCCAATGTCGAGGGCGCGATGAATGCGGTGGCCGTCAACGGCGATGCGGTCGGCATGACGCTGTATTACGGCAAGGGCGCCGGCGCGGAGCCGACCGCTTCGGCCGTCGTCGCCGATCTCGTCGACGTGACCCGCCTGCACACGGCCGATCCGGAGCATCGCACGCCGCATCTGGCGTTCCAGCCGGACCAGCTGTCGGACTTGCCGGTGTTGCCGATCGATCAGATCACCAGCGCTTACTACCTGCGGTTGCGCGTTGCCGACGAGCCGGGCGTGCTGGCCGCCATCGCGAGCCTGCTGGCGGATCGGGGCATCTCGGTGGACGCGCTGATCCAGAAAGAGTCGCGCGAAGGCGAGGGCGAGACGGACCTGATCGTGCTGACGCACGGGACCGTCGAAGGCAATCTGCGCCAGGCGTTGGCGAAGATCGAAGCCTTGTCGAGCGTGAAGTCGCCCGTGTCGCTGCTGCGCACCGAGAACCTGTAA
- a CDS encoding pyridoxal phosphate-dependent aminotransferase — MKSIHKSNKLANVCYDIRGPVLDEARRLEDEGHKIIKLNIGNLAPFGFDAPDEIVQDMIRNLPASSGYSDSKGVFAARKAVMHYSQQKNIAGVGLDDIYIGNGASELIVMAMQALLNEGDEVLLPAPDYPLWTAAVSLSGGTPVHYVCDEGNDWLPDMDDIRAKLTPNTRAIVVINPNNPTGALYPDDLLREIIAFAREHDLIVYADEIYDKILYDGATHTSMAALSEDVLTVTFNGLSKSYRSCGFRAGWMIVSGDKRRARDYIEGLNILASMRLCANVPGQYAIQTALGGYQSINDLLLPGGRLYEQRNLAYDMLTSIPGVTCVKPKAALYLFPRLDPKMYPIADDQQFILELLREERVLLVQGTGFNWATPDHFRVVFLPNVVDLKVSVERIGRFLESYRKRHGA, encoded by the coding sequence GTGAAATCCATCCATAAATCGAACAAGCTGGCCAACGTTTGCTATGACATTCGCGGTCCGGTGCTCGACGAGGCCCGCCGTCTCGAAGACGAAGGGCATAAGATCATCAAGCTGAACATCGGCAATCTTGCGCCGTTCGGCTTCGATGCGCCCGACGAGATCGTGCAGGACATGATCCGGAACCTGCCGGCCTCGTCCGGCTATTCGGATTCGAAAGGGGTCTTCGCCGCGCGCAAGGCGGTGATGCATTACTCGCAGCAGAAAAATATCGCGGGGGTGGGTCTCGACGATATCTACATCGGGAACGGCGCGTCGGAACTGATCGTGATGGCGATGCAGGCGCTGCTCAACGAGGGCGATGAAGTGCTGCTGCCGGCGCCGGACTACCCGCTGTGGACGGCGGCGGTCAGCCTGTCGGGCGGAACCCCGGTGCACTATGTCTGTGACGAGGGCAACGACTGGCTGCCGGATATGGACGATATCCGCGCGAAGCTGACGCCGAACACGCGCGCGATCGTCGTCATCAACCCGAATAATCCGACCGGGGCCCTGTACCCGGACGATCTGTTGCGCGAGATCATCGCCTTCGCGCGCGAACACGATCTGATCGTCTATGCCGATGAGATCTACGACAAGATCCTGTACGACGGCGCGACGCATACGTCGATGGCGGCGCTGTCCGAGGACGTGCTGACGGTCACGTTCAACGGCTTGTCGAAGAGCTATCGCTCCTGCGGTTTTCGTGCCGGCTGGATGATCGTCTCCGGCGACAAGCGGCGCGCGCGGGACTACATCGAAGGCCTGAACATCCTCGCGTCGATGCGCCTGTGCGCCAATGTGCCGGGGCAGTACGCGATCCAGACCGCGCTGGGCGGCTATCAGAGCATCAACGATCTCTTGCTGCCGGGCGGGCGTCTGTACGAGCAGCGCAACCTGGCCTACGACATGTTGACGTCGATCCCCGGCGTCACCTGCGTGAAGCCGAAGGCGGCGTTGTATCTGTTCCCGCGCCTCGACCCGAAGATGTATCCGATCGCCGACGACCAGCAGTTCATTCTCGAGCTGCTGCGCGAGGAGCGCGTGCTGCTGGTGCAGGGGACGGGTTTCAACTGGGCGACGCCGGACCATTTCCGCGTGGTGTTCCTGCCGAACGTCGTGGATCTGAAGGTCTCCGTCGAGCGGATCGGCCGTTTCCTCGAAAGCTATCGAAAACGTCACGGCGCCTGA
- a CDS encoding Mth938-like domain-containing protein, which yields MKLEQESIEAAGVLNVVTGYGDDYVEINKTRFAHSVLLLPNGPALPWDPTRFEALAPAHFEPLVNATPELVLLGTGKKLRFGHPRLYAALTAKRIGVETMDIGAACRTFNILAAEGRRVAAALLLEKAD from the coding sequence GTGAAACTGGAGCAGGAATCCATTGAAGCCGCCGGCGTGCTGAATGTCGTGACCGGGTACGGCGACGACTATGTCGAGATCAACAAGACCCGATTCGCACACAGCGTCCTGCTGCTGCCGAACGGCCCGGCCTTGCCCTGGGATCCGACGCGCTTCGAGGCGCTGGCGCCCGCGCATTTCGAGCCGCTGGTCAATGCAACGCCCGAACTGGTGCTCCTCGGAACCGGCAAAAAGCTGCGTTTCGGGCATCCGCGTCTGTACGCGGCCCTGACCGCCAAGCGCATCGGGGTGGAAACGATGGATATCGGCGCCGCCTGCCGGACCTTCAATATCCTGGCCGCCGAAGGCCGCCGGGTGGCGGCCGCGCTGCTCCTCGAAAAAGCCGATTGA
- a CDS encoding phospholipid carrier-dependent glycosyltransferase, with protein MIASASSRRAPLGSAPLTLTRGAVLLLVGLFALAWFAPLGVRSLLPADEGRYAEIAREMLASGDWLTPRYNGLPALTTPPLQLWATAAGFALFGLGEWQARLWTALCGFGAVLFVGYTGVRLYGRPAGILAATALFATPYWHLLGHYASLDMGLSAMMTVALCAMLLAQRAPDTLVGMRGGGAVGSVSAIGAIGAIGPGGSVGGAGAIGGSAIDVLRGRRGWMWLCWIAMALAVLSKGVIGIALPAIVLLIYSVVARDFAIWRRLYLFSGLLLFCVVAAPWFIAMQWRYPGFVAGFFVTTPLQDYLVGGLHPTQPFYFFIPVCLIGALPWLSLLWQSMRRALRLPRQTNRFSPACLLVAWVATICLFFSASASKLLSDTLPVTPALALLVGAYLPSRDAHRIRRHLAGYAVLLITLALGIVYLTNFGSAATPNVLYRHFQTWLWLGLGVALLGLAVAGVLARRLGARTWLVYAAAWYAGLAIAGNAHELLGRPTAGVQLAARVRAVIAQAPQNAVDPPFYAVGPIDEALSFYLRRTFTSVAASSDAWETRWRDGGPAYAIMTPTLYHVLHAKHLPMTIVAYDARRVVVSRTPLASGVSRTRPPDMAQSGQ; from the coding sequence TTGATCGCTTCCGCCAGTTCCCGGCGTGCCCCCCTCGGCAGCGCCCCGCTGACGCTGACCCGTGGCGCGGTTCTGCTGCTGGTGGGGCTCTTCGCCCTCGCCTGGTTCGCCCCCTTGGGCGTGCGCTCGCTGCTGCCGGCCGATGAAGGCCGTTATGCCGAGATCGCACGCGAAATGCTGGCGAGCGGCGATTGGCTCACGCCCCGCTACAACGGCCTCCCCGCGCTGACCACGCCGCCGCTGCAGCTATGGGCGACGGCGGCCGGCTTTGCGCTGTTCGGACTGGGCGAATGGCAGGCAAGGCTATGGACCGCCCTGTGCGGCTTCGGCGCCGTGCTGTTCGTCGGCTATACCGGGGTCCGACTGTACGGCCGCCCGGCAGGCATCCTGGCGGCGACCGCCCTGTTCGCCACCCCTTACTGGCACCTGCTGGGGCATTACGCCTCGCTGGACATGGGGCTGTCGGCCATGATGACGGTCGCGTTGTGCGCGATGCTGCTGGCCCAGCGTGCGCCGGACACCCTGGTGGGCATGCGCGGGGGCGGCGCCGTCGGCTCGGTCAGCGCAATCGGCGCAATCGGCGCAATCGGCCCTGGCGGCTCGGTCGGCGGTGCCGGGGCAATCGGCGGCAGCGCGATCGACGTGCTGCGCGGCCGACGCGGCTGGATGTGGCTCTGCTGGATTGCCATGGCCCTAGCCGTCCTCAGCAAGGGGGTGATCGGCATCGCGCTGCCGGCGATCGTGCTGCTCATCTACTCCGTCGTGGCCCGGGACTTCGCGATCTGGCGCAGGCTCTACCTGTTCAGTGGCCTGCTGCTGTTCTGCGTCGTCGCCGCTCCCTGGTTCATCGCGATGCAATGGCGCTATCCCGGCTTTGTGGCAGGATTTTTCGTCACGACCCCGCTGCAAGACTATCTCGTCGGCGGCCTGCATCCGACTCAGCCGTTCTACTTTTTCATCCCCGTCTGTCTGATCGGCGCATTGCCGTGGCTATCTCTGCTTTGGCAAAGTATGCGCCGTGCGCTCCGGCTGCCGCGACAGACCAACCGCTTCTCGCCCGCCTGCCTGCTGGTGGCCTGGGTGGCGACGATCTGTCTTTTTTTCAGCGCGTCGGCATCGAAGCTGCTGTCCGATACGCTGCCGGTCACGCCGGCCCTGGCGTTGCTGGTGGGCGCCTACCTGCCCAGTCGGGATGCCCACCGGATTCGACGCCATCTGGCCGGCTATGCGGTGCTGCTGATCACCCTAGCGCTGGGCATCGTCTACCTGACGAATTTCGGCAGCGCGGCCACGCCGAATGTGCTGTATCGGCACTTTCAGACATGGCTATGGCTCGGGCTCGGCGTCGCGCTGCTCGGCCTGGCCGTCGCGGGCGTGCTCGCGCGGCGGTTGGGCGCACGGACCTGGCTCGTCTATGCCGCCGCCTGGTATGCCGGCCTGGCGATCGCGGGCAACGCGCACGAGTTGCTGGGGCGCCCGACGGCCGGCGTGCAACTGGCGGCGCGCGTCCGTGCCGTGATCGCGCAAGCACCGCAGAACGCCGTGGACCCGCCGTTCTACGCGGTCGGGCCGATCGACGAGGCGCTATCGTTCTATTTGCGTCGCACCTTCACGTCGGTGGCCGCGTCGAGCGATGCGTGGGAAACCCGCTGGCGCGACGGCGGCCCGGCCTATGCCATCATGACGCCGACGCTGTATCACGTGCTCCATGCCAAGCATCTTCCGATGACGATCGTCGCCTACGATGCCCGGCGCGTCGTGGTATCGCGTACGCCGCTCGCAAGCGGCGTTTCCCGGACGCGCCCGCCGGACATGGCACAATCGGGGCAGTGA
- a CDS encoding DegT/DnrJ/EryC1/StrS aminotransferase family protein yields the protein MTQTPAVQAEFLPFTRPEIDEETIAGVAEVLRSGWITTGPQNQRFEAALSERFGGRPVRTFNSGTATLEIGLRVAGIGPGDEVITTPLTWVATSNVIIAVGATPIFVDVDPKTRNIDLDLLEAAITPRTRALMPVHLAGLPTDMDRLYAIAERHGLRVVEDAAQALGARWNGREIGSFGDMISFSFHPNKNLTSIEGGALVLNNAEEARLAEKYRLQGVTRTGIDGMDVDVLGGKFNLTDVAARVGLGQLPHLDRFNARRRVLAQRYFDRFKDGAAVRAGVALPLADFDNSNWHMFQIVLPIGEAGCPTRPDFMMAMKESGIGTSVHYPPVHLFTLYRQRGFGEGMFPHTERIGAGTVSLPLFTAMTDADVDRVVAAVDAQF from the coding sequence ATGACGCAAACGCCCGCGGTGCAGGCCGAATTCCTGCCCTTTACCCGCCCCGAGATCGACGAAGAGACGATCGCCGGAGTCGCCGAGGTTCTGCGGTCCGGCTGGATCACCACCGGCCCGCAGAACCAGCGCTTCGAGGCCGCGCTCTCGGAGCGTTTCGGCGGCCGTCCGGTGCGGACCTTCAACAGCGGCACGGCAACACTCGAGATCGGCCTGCGCGTTGCCGGCATCGGTCCTGGCGACGAAGTCATCACGACGCCACTGACCTGGGTCGCGACCAGCAATGTCATCATTGCCGTGGGGGCGACGCCGATCTTCGTCGATGTCGATCCGAAAACGCGCAATATCGACCTGGATCTGCTGGAAGCGGCCATCACGCCGCGTACGCGCGCGCTGATGCCCGTTCACCTGGCGGGCTTGCCGACCGATATGGATCGTCTCTACGCCATTGCCGAGCGCCACGGTCTGCGTGTCGTGGAAGACGCGGCGCAGGCGCTGGGTGCGCGCTGGAACGGCCGGGAAATCGGCAGTTTCGGCGATATGATCTCGTTCAGTTTTCATCCGAACAAGAACCTGACCTCGATCGAGGGCGGCGCCCTCGTGCTGAACAACGCCGAGGAAGCGCGGCTGGCGGAAAAATACCGCCTGCAGGGCGTGACGCGCACCGGCATCGACGGCATGGACGTCGATGTGCTGGGCGGAAAATTCAACCTGACCGACGTCGCCGCGCGCGTCGGACTGGGGCAATTGCCGCATCTGGACCGTTTCAACGCACGGCGCCGCGTCTTGGCGCAGCGCTACTTCGACCGGTTCAAGGACGGTGCGGCGGTGCGTGCCGGCGTCGCGCTGCCGTTGGCCGATTTCGACAATAGCAACTGGCATATGTTCCAGATCGTTTTGCCGATCGGCGAAGCCGGCTGTCCTACCCGGCCAGACTTCATGATGGCGATGAAGGAAAGCGGCATCGGCACCAGCGTCCATTATCCGCCGGTCCACTTGTTTACCCTCTACCGGCAACGGGGCTTCGGTGAGGGCATGTTCCCCCACACCGAACGCATCGGCGCCGGCACGGTCTCGCTGCCGCTGTTCACGGCGATGACCGACGCCGACGTCGATCGCGTCGTGGCGGCTGTGGATGCGCAATTCTGA
- a CDS encoding glycosyltransferase, whose translation MTSPELSVIIPVYNEEAGLTALFDRLYPALDALGAAYEIIFINDGSRDRSAAMLADQFALRDDVTRVILLNGNYGQHMAILSGFEYARGDVIVTLDADLQNPPEEIGKLLHKMREGYDYVGTIRANRQDTWFRRTASRSMNRLRERITRIKMTDQGCMLRAYSKRIVSTINRCGEINTFIPALAYTFAQNPTEIDVAHEERFAGESKYSLYALIRLNFDLVTGFSVVPLQMLSFVGVLMSAGSAALFFLLMFRRFLLGAEVQGVFTLFAINFFMIGIILFALGLLGEYIGRIYQQVRGRPRYLVQTLLSGDAPAPGSSGPSAAAPNATDHPTRFADQATVPVPLASDMPGAYGSTVPASTPSDRPTGVDR comes from the coding sequence ATGACGTCACCTGAGCTCTCCGTCATCATCCCCGTCTACAACGAGGAAGCTGGCCTTACCGCCTTGTTCGACCGGCTCTATCCGGCCTTGGACGCACTCGGCGCCGCCTACGAGATCATCTTCATCAACGACGGCAGTCGCGATCGCTCGGCGGCGATGCTCGCCGACCAGTTCGCGCTGCGCGACGACGTCACCCGCGTCATCCTGCTGAACGGCAACTATGGCCAGCACATGGCCATTCTGTCGGGGTTCGAATACGCGCGCGGCGACGTCATCGTGACGCTCGACGCCGATCTGCAGAACCCACCGGAAGAAATCGGCAAGCTGCTGCACAAGATGCGCGAAGGCTATGACTACGTCGGCACGATTCGCGCGAATCGCCAGGACACGTGGTTCCGACGCACGGCGTCGCGCTCGATGAACCGGCTGCGCGAGCGGATCACGCGCATCAAGATGACCGATCAGGGATGCATGCTGCGCGCCTACAGCAAGCGCATCGTCTCGACGATCAACCGTTGCGGCGAGATCAACACCTTCATTCCGGCGCTCGCCTACACGTTCGCGCAGAATCCGACCGAGATCGACGTCGCCCACGAGGAACGCTTTGCCGGTGAGTCGAAATACTCGCTGTATGCGCTGATTCGCCTGAATTTCGACCTGGTCACCGGCTTCTCGGTCGTGCCGTTGCAAATGCTGTCGTTTGTCGGCGTGCTGATGTCGGCCGGCTCCGCGGCGCTGTTCTTCCTGCTGATGTTCCGCCGCTTCCTGCTGGGCGCGGAAGTCCAGGGGGTATTCACGCTGTTCGCGATCAACTTTTTCATGATCGGCATCATCCTGTTCGCCCTGGGCTTGCTCGGCGAATACATCGGCCGCATCTACCAACAGGTGCGCGGCCGGCCGCGTTATCTCGTGCAGACGCTGCTGAGCGGCGATGCGCCCGCACCCGGTTCGTCCGGCCCGTCGGCGGCTGCGCCGAACGCGACGGATCACCCGACGCGCTTTGCCGACCAGGCGACCGTACCGGTGCCGCTGGCATCGGACATGCCGGGCGCTTACGGCAGCACGGTGCCCGCATCGACGCCATCCGATCGCCCCACTGGGGTCGATCGATGA
- a CDS encoding formyltransferase: MSASIASSGRRAVVFAYHNVGARCLRVLLARGVDVALVVTHEDNPEELIWFESVAAVAADYGIPTIRPSAAEIADGRTLQAALQGLPGGAPDFLFSFYYRHMLPVDVLGLTPRGAYNLHGSLLPRYRGRVPVNWAVLRGETETGATLHEMTAKPDAGAILAQTAVPILPDDTAHQVFEKVTVAAEQTLWGVLPALLAGSAPRLANDLAAGSYFGGRKPEDGRIDWSQPAQQVYNLVRAVAPPYPGAFWEDAAGRRFILAAARMPSGNAALHADLPPGFHVVDNAIVGVCGDGRALAIRELRLDDVPITAADWLRLSLPSRDS, translated from the coding sequence ATGAGCGCCTCTATCGCGTCCTCGGGGCGGCGAGCCGTCGTGTTCGCGTACCACAACGTCGGCGCGCGCTGCCTGCGCGTGCTGCTGGCGCGCGGCGTGGACGTGGCGCTGGTGGTGACGCACGAGGACAACCCCGAAGAACTGATCTGGTTCGAAAGTGTCGCGGCCGTGGCGGCCGATTACGGCATTCCGACGATTCGGCCCAGTGCGGCAGAGATTGCCGATGGCCGGACGTTGCAGGCGGCGCTGCAAGGCCTGCCCGGCGGCGCGCCTGATTTCCTGTTCTCTTTCTACTATCGGCATATGTTGCCGGTGGATGTGCTGGGCCTCACGCCGCGCGGCGCCTATAATCTGCATGGCTCGCTATTGCCGCGATACCGTGGCCGGGTCCCAGTCAACTGGGCCGTCCTGCGCGGCGAAACCGAAACCGGTGCGACGCTGCATGAAATGACGGCCAAGCCGGATGCCGGCGCGATTCTGGCTCAGACGGCGGTGCCGATCCTGCCCGACGACACCGCGCATCAGGTGTTCGAGAAAGTGACCGTGGCCGCCGAGCAGACGCTCTGGGGCGTGCTGCCGGCCTTGTTGGCCGGCTCGGCGCCGCGGCTGGCGAACGATCTGGCTGCCGGGTCTTACTTCGGTGGCCGCAAGCCGGAAGACGGTCGTATCGACTGGTCCCAGCCGGCACAGCAGGTGTATAACCTGGTCAGAGCGGTCGCGCCGCCCTACCCAGGTGCCTTCTGGGAAGATGCCGCCGGCCGGCGCTTTATCCTTGCCGCCGCACGCATGCCGTCCGGCAACGCCGCGCTTCACGCGGATTTGCCGCCCGGCTTTCATGTGGTGGATAATGCAATCGTTGGCGTATGTGGCGATGGGCGCGCCCTCGCGATCCGCGAACTGCGGCTGGACGATGTGCCGATTACGGCCGCCGACTGGTTGCGACTTTCACTCCCTTCTCGCGACTCATGA
- a CDS encoding bifunctional UDP-4-keto-pentose/UDP-xylose synthase, with translation MKKKVLIFGVNGFIGHHLSKRILETTDWDVYGMDMQSDRLGDLAKHERMHFFEGDITINKEWVEYHVRKCDVILPLVAIATPATYVQQPLRVFELDFEANMPIIRSAVKYRKHLVFPSTSEVYGMCEDGEFDPESSSLVYGPINKPRWIYACSKQLLDRVIWGYGMQEGLNFTLFRPFNWMGPGLDSIHTAKEGSSRVVTQFLGHIVRGENINLVDGGAQKRAFTWIGDGISALMKIIDNAGGIASGKIYNIGNPTNNISVRELATKMLALAAEFPEYRDGAKAVQVVETSSGAYYGTGYQDVQHRVPKIDNTMAELDWKPEVSMDDALRQLFEAYRSQVVEARALMD, from the coding sequence ATGAAGAAAAAGGTTCTCATATTTGGCGTCAACGGCTTTATCGGCCACCACCTGTCGAAGCGCATTCTGGAAACGACGGACTGGGACGTGTACGGCATGGACATGCAGAGCGATCGCCTGGGCGATCTGGCAAAGCATGAACGCATGCATTTCTTCGAGGGCGACATCACGATCAACAAGGAGTGGGTCGAGTATCACGTGCGCAAGTGCGACGTGATCCTGCCGCTGGTTGCCATCGCGACGCCCGCTACCTATGTGCAGCAGCCGCTGCGCGTGTTCGAACTCGATTTCGAGGCGAACATGCCGATCATCCGGTCCGCGGTCAAGTATCGCAAGCACCTCGTTTTCCCGTCGACGTCCGAAGTGTACGGTATGTGCGAAGACGGCGAATTCGATCCGGAAAGCTCGTCGCTGGTGTATGGCCCGATCAACAAGCCGCGCTGGATCTACGCCTGTTCGAAGCAATTGCTCGATCGCGTGATCTGGGGTTACGGCATGCAGGAAGGCCTGAACTTCACGCTGTTCCGCCCGTTCAACTGGATGGGCCCGGGCCTGGACTCGATCCATACGGCGAAGGAAGGCAGTTCCCGCGTGGTCACGCAGTTCCTCGGGCATATCGTTCGCGGCGAGAATATCAATCTCGTCGACGGCGGTGCACAGAAGCGCGCGTTCACGTGGATTGGCGACGGGATCTCGGCGCTGATGAAGATCATCGACAACGCCGGCGGCATCGCCAGCGGCAAGATCTATAACATCGGTAACCCGACCAACAACATCTCGGTACGCGAACTGGCGACGAAGATGCTGGCATTGGCAGCGGAATTTCCTGAATACCGGGATGGCGCAAAGGCCGTGCAAGTCGTGGAAACGTCGTCCGGCGCCTACTATGGCACCGGTTACCAGGACGTTCAGCATCGCGTGCCGAAGATCGACAACACGATGGCCGAATTGGACTGGAAGCCAGAAGTCTCGATGGACGACGCGCTGCGGCAGCTGTTCGAAGCCTACCGCTCGCAAGTCGTCGAAGCCCGCGCCTTGATGGACTGA